A stretch of the Phycodurus eques isolate BA_2022a chromosome 15, UOR_Pequ_1.1, whole genome shotgun sequence genome encodes the following:
- the LOC133413632 gene encoding protein phosphatase PTC7 homolog: MLSVLSYGRLVARAVLGGLSQTDGRDYSLVTASYGFGKDFRKGILKKGMCYGDDACFIARNKSADVLGVADGVGGWRDYGVDPSQFSATLMRTCERLVKEGRFTPSNPVGILTSGYYELLQNKVPLLGSSTACIVVLDRRSHQLHACNLGDSGFLVVRGGEVVHRSDEQQHYFNTPFQLSIAPPGAEGVVLSDSPEAADSSSFDVQLGDIILTATDGLFDNMPDYMILHELKKLKTTNYDSILQTAQSIAKQAHNLAYDPNYMSPFAQFACDNGLNVRGGKPDDITVLLSIVAEYTD, encoded by the exons ATGTTATCCGTACTGTCTTATGGCAGACTGGTAGCCAGGGCTGTCCTCGGTGGACTCTCGCAGACGGACGGGCGCGACTACAGCCTCGTCACGGCGAGCTATGGCTTCGGCAAGGACTTTCGGAAGGGGATCCTCAAGAAAGGGATGTGCTACGGGGACGACGCCTGCTTCATCGCAAGGAACAAGAGCGCCGACGTTTTGG GCGTAGCAGATGGCGTCGGGGGCTGGCGGGACTACGGCGTCGACCCGTCTCAGTTCTCCGCCACGTTGATGAGAACGTGCGAGCGGCTGGTGAAGGAGGGCCGTTTCACTCCCAGCAACCCGGTGGGCATCCTGACGTCTGGCTACTATGAGCTCCTGCAGAACAAAGTTCCCCTTCTTG gGAGCAGCACCGCCTGCATCGTGGTGCTGGACCGACGGAGTCACCAACTCCACGCGTGTAACCTCGGTGACTCGGGCTTCCTTGTGGTGCGCGGAGGTGAGGTGGTACACCGTTCAGACGAACAGCAGCACTACTTCAACACGCCCTTCCAGCTGTCCATCGCTCCGCCAGGGGCCGAAGGGGTAGTGCTCAGTGACAG TCCAGAAGCTGCTGACAGCTCCTCCTTTGACGTGCAGCTTGGTGACATCATCCTCACCGCCACGGATGGTCTCTTTGACAACATGCCAGACTACATGATACTCCATGAGCTCAAAAAACTCAAA ACCACAAACTATGACAGCATCCTACAGACTGCACAGAGTATAGCAAAGCAAGCGCACAACCTCGCCTATGATCCCAACTATATGTCACCATTTGCACAGTTTGCATGTGACAACGGCCTGAATGTAAGAG GAGGAAAGCCTGACGACATCACGGTGCTGCTGTCCATTGTAGCTGAATATACAGACTAG